GTAAGGAACATGCCATCCGCACTGCCCAAGAACTAGACCGAGGTGCTGTACAAGGAATACTGCATGGCTTACCGATTGGAGTTAAAGACCTCTTTGATACGCATGATCTTCCCACTAACTATGGCTCACCGATTTATGGCAATAATCATCCGGTATGTGATGCGGTATCTGTCTCCTTGATGCGAGAAGCAGGAGCAATTGTTTTAGGCAAAACCGTGACTACGGAGTTTGCTAGCTTTAAGCCTGGTCCTACCTGCAATCCACGCAACTTAGATCACACACCAGGGGGCTCTTCCAGCGGATCGGCCGCCGCTGTAGCCGACTGCATGGTACCGCTCGCCACGGGTAGTCAAACTGCAGCATCCATCATTCGACCTGCTAGTTATTGTGGAGTTGTAGGATACAAACCAAGCTATGGAAAAATCAGTATCGGGGGTGTAAAAAGTTTATCGGTATCACTGGACACGCTTGGTGTTTTTGGAAGAACTGTATCCGATGTGGCTCTTGGCATTGCTGCCATGTCAGCCGATCATGATCTTGCTAAGATCGATCCGCTCGAGCATAAGGTTCGCATTGGTATTTGTAGAACATCTGATTTCGCAATGGCTCAAGCAGAAACTGCAGCCGCTCTCTCCTTAGCAGGCTTTGCAGCGAAGTCCTTTGCAAAAGAGGGCGTTTCTGAGATTACCCTTCCGCCCTCTTGCGCAACGCTAACTGAGATCCAGACAACGATTATGTTGTTTGAAATGGCTAAAAGCTTTACCTTCGAGAAACTTAATCATCTGGATCAAATTAGCACAACCCTTCAAACCATTATTCAACGCGGTGATGCGATTAAATACTCTCAATACAGTGAGGCCTTGACCCAGGCGTGGCGAGCTGGCGCAGAGCTCTGCCAAGCATTTGAAGATCAATTCGATATTCTGATTGCACCAAGCGCTACAGGCGAAGCTCCGCACACCATAGAACAAACTGGCGATCCTGTATTTAGTCGTGGCTGGACCTTAATGGGTTTACCCTGCATCAACTTGACAGTCACCAGCGGCCCTAAGGGTTTGCCGGTTGGCGTAACCTTAGTTGCAGGCCCAAGACGCGATCGCCTACTACTCAGTGTGGCACACGCCTTAGCGCAAAACCTATCAGACCCGCTAGCACTCAATCAAGCTTGATGTTGGCTGATTTAATCGCCTTTTGCATCAATGCAATTTCTTTCTTGAGTAAGGCATCGGTTCCCTGCGGATTAAGATAGCGTACCTCAATCCCTGCTGCATCCCCTCGTTGCTTGGCTTCAGGAAGCTCTAAAGCCTTTTTAACATCCTGCGTTAATTTATTCACAATCGCTGCAGGTGTTCCAGCGGGGGCATACAAAGCAACCCAAGACTCG
This genomic interval from Polynucleobacter sp. UK-FUSCHL-C3 contains the following:
- a CDS encoding amidase: MKNLANLSASQAARALAQREIKAEDLLLDCLNQIGLRENQVHAWVSLGKEHAIRTAQELDRGAVQGILHGLPIGVKDLFDTHDLPTNYGSPIYGNNHPVCDAVSVSLMREAGAIVLGKTVTTEFASFKPGPTCNPRNLDHTPGGSSSGSAAAVADCMVPLATGSQTAASIIRPASYCGVVGYKPSYGKISIGGVKSLSVSLDTLGVFGRTVSDVALGIAAMSADHDLAKIDPLEHKVRIGICRTSDFAMAQAETAAALSLAGFAAKSFAKEGVSEITLPPSCATLTEIQTTIMLFEMAKSFTFEKLNHLDQISTTLQTIIQRGDAIKYSQYSEALTQAWRAGAELCQAFEDQFDILIAPSATGEAPHTIEQTGDPVFSRGWTLMGLPCINLTVTSGPKGLPVGVTLVAGPRRDRLLLSVAHALAQNLSDPLALNQA